A window of the Pangasianodon hypophthalmus isolate fPanHyp1 chromosome 12, fPanHyp1.pri, whole genome shotgun sequence genome harbors these coding sequences:
- the LOC113535332 gene encoding cadherin-6 isoform X2, which translates to MRTPLVLLAWLYLWEEAKGMLRTIGGPSRETWSQTRADGGPVTLRRSKRGWMWNQFFLLEEYTGNDDQYVGKLHSDKDREDGKVKYVLSGEGAGTIFVINENSGDLHATRRLDREEKASYTLSAKVVDKATGRDLEGPSTFTIKIHDINDNGPKFTRDPYIASVQEMADVGTFVVQVTATDADDVMYGNSAKVVYSILQGQPYFSIEPETGIIRTALPNMKREIREHYQVVIQAKDMLGQLGGLTGTTTVNITLIDVNNNPPRFTHGVYHFSVPELAEVGSELGVVKATDADTGKNAEMNYRITDEQDTFQISTDPTTQEGVLILKKPLDYEKKASYTLRLQVENVYLDPRFHTSGDSATVKVSVEDVNEPPVFKRPAYVMEVKEDAQIGTIIGAVSAVDPDANRKPVRYMIDWHTDMDHVFNIHPNNGSIFISRSLDREEKAWHNISVQAAEYNGLIGHVPVYIKVLDVNDNAPTFDAAYETFICEDTKVGQIQTVSASDADQPIRGHRFFFRLASESFEKSNFSVRDNKDNTATILTQRSGYSRMERSLYLVPVVIADGDFPAQSSTNTLTIRVCSCDRDGNKRKCETEAFALNAGLSTGALVAILLCIVILLMIVVLFTSLKRQREKLDPLIVSKEDVRDNVVSYDDEGGGEEDTQAFDIGTLRKAESLDDTKQRRDVAPEILRRSAPKIHNNPDPDIRDFISQRLCENDSDPAAPPYDSLATYAYEGNGSTAESLSSLESVSSDAWSDYEFLSELGPRFKRLAEMYGGEDSDRES; encoded by the exons ATGAGAACTCCTCTGGTTTTATTAGCATGGCTTTACCTGTGGGAAGAAGCAAAGGGTATGCTGAGGACTATAGGGGGACCAAGCAGAGAAACATGGAGCCAGACGAGAGCGGACGGAGGGCCAGTAACGCTCAGACGCTCCAAACGAGGGTGGATGTGGAATCAGTTCTTCCTGTTGGAGGAATATACAGGAAATGACGATCAATACGTGGGAAAG CTGCACTCggataaagacagagaggacGGGAAGGTGAAGTACGTCCTCTCTGGGGAAGGAGCCGGAACCATTTTCGTCATCAATGAGAATTCAGGTGATCTCCACGCCACGAGGAGGCTGGATCGTGAGGAGAAAGCGTCTTACACTCTGAGTGCGAAGGTGGTGGATAAAGCGACAGGGCGAGACCTCGAGGGCCCGtcaacgttcaccatcaaaatCCACGACATTAACGATAACGGGCCCAAGTTCACCCGAGACCCCTACATCGCCTCCGTACAGGAAATGGCCGACGTCG GTACGTTCGTTGTCCAGGTAACGGCGACGgatgctgatgatgtcatgtaCGGAAACAGTGCCAAAGTTGTGTACAGCATTCTGCAGGGTCAGCCATATTTCTCCATAGAGCCAGAGACAG GGATCATCAGGACCGCTCTGCCCAACATGAAGCGTGAAATCCGTGAACATTACCAGGTGGTCATTCAGGCTAAAGACATGCTGGGACAGCTGGGCGGTTTGACCGGTACCACCACAGTCAATATCACACTGATTGATGTCAACAACAACCCACCCCGATTCACCCatg GTGTGTACCACTTCAGTGTTCCCGAGTTGGCTGAGGTGGGTAGTGAGTTGGGCGTGGTCAAGGCTACAGATGCAGACACGGGCAAGAATGCCGAGATGAACTACAGAATCACAGATGAGCAGGACACTTTTCAAATCAGCACCGACCCCACTACCCAGGAGGGAGTGCTCATTCTGAAGAAG CCCCTGGACTATGAGAAGAAGGCGTCGTACACACTCAGGTTACAGGTGGAAAACGTGTACCTGGACCCCCGGTTTCACACGTCCGGGGACTCTGCCACGGTGAAGGTCTCTGTGGAGGATGTTAACGAGCCGCCGGTCTTTAAGCGTCCTGCCTACGTGATGGAGGTCAAAGAAGACGCCCAGATTGGAACAATTATTGGAGCCGTTAGTGCTGTGGACCCAGATGCCAACCGTAAACCTGTCAG GTACATGATAGACTGGCACACGGATATGGATCACGTGTTTAACATCCATCCCAATAATGGCTCGATCTTTATCTCACGCTCTCTAGACAGAGAGGAGAAAGCCTGGCACAATATATCAGTGCAGGCTGCTGAATACA ATGGTCTGATTGGTCATGTGCCCGTCTACATCAAAGTTCTGGATGTTAACGATAATGCCCCGACCTTCGACGCGGCATACGAGACTTTCATCTGTGAAGACACCAAAGTGGGTCAG ATCCAAACCGTGAGCGCATCAGACGCcgaccagccaatcagaggccATCGTTTTTTTTTCCGTTTAGCGTCAGAGTCTTTTGAAAAATCCAACTTCTCCGTTCGAGACAACAAAG ATAACACGGCCACGATACTGACTCAGCGCAGCGGCTACAGTCGCATGGAGAGGAGTTTATATCTGGTTCCTGTAGTGATCGCCGATGGAGACTTCCCTGCGCAGAGCAGCACAAATACGCTAACGATACGCGTGTGCTCTTGCGACCGGGACGGAAACAAGAGGAAATGCGAGACGGAGGCGTTCGCGCTCAATGCGGGACTTAGCACAGGAGCGCTAGTCGCAATTCTTCTCTGTATCGTCATTTTGCTAA TGATCGTCGTCTTGTTCACGTCCCTGAAGAGGCAGCGAGAGAAGCTCGATCCTCTGATCGTCTCCAAAGAGGACGTGAGGGACAACGTGGTGAGCTACGACGACGAAGGCGGAGGCGAAGAAGACACCCAAGCTTTCGACATCGGAACGTTGCGAAAAGCCGAATCTCTCGACGATACCAAGCAACGCAGAGACGTCGCTCCTGAGATTCTGCGGCGCTCGGCGCCAAAAATCCACAACAACCCTGACCCCGATATCCGGGACTTCATCTCTCAGAGGCTATGCGAGAACGATTCGGATCCGGCGGCGCCGCCGTACGATTCGCTGGCTACGTATGCGTACGAAGGAAACGGCTCGACTGCCGAGAGTCTCAGCTCTCTGGAGTCAGTCAGCAGCGACGCATGGAGCGATTACGAGTTCCTGAGCGAGCTGGGCCCGAGATTTAAGAGACTCGCAGAAATGTACGGAGGAGAGGACAGCGACAGAGAATCGTAA
- the LOC113535332 gene encoding cadherin-6 isoform X1 — MRTPLVLLAWLYLWEEAKGMLRTIGGPSRETWSQTRADGGPVTLRRSKRGWMWNQFFLLEEYTGNDDQYVGKLHSDKDREDGKVKYVLSGEGAGTIFVINENSGDLHATRRLDREEKASYTLSAKVVDKATGRDLEGPSTFTIKIHDINDNGPKFTRDPYIASVQEMADVGTFVVQVTATDADDVMYGNSAKVVYSILQGQPYFSIEPETGIIRTALPNMKREIREHYQVVIQAKDMLGQLGGLTGTTTVNITLIDVNNNPPRFTHGVYHFSVPELAEVGSELGVVKATDADTGKNAEMNYRITDEQDTFQISTDPTTQEGVLILKKPLDYEKKASYTLRLQVENVYLDPRFHTSGDSATVKVSVEDVNEPPVFKRPAYVMEVKEDAQIGTIIGAVSAVDPDANRKPVRYMIDWHTDMDHVFNIHPNNGSIFISRSLDREEKAWHNISVQAAEYNGLIGHVPVYIKVLDVNDNAPTFDAAYETFICEDTKVGQKIQTVSASDADQPIRGHRFFFRLASESFEKSNFSVRDNKDNTATILTQRSGYSRMERSLYLVPVVIADGDFPAQSSTNTLTIRVCSCDRDGNKRKCETEAFALNAGLSTGALVAILLCIVILLMIVVLFTSLKRQREKLDPLIVSKEDVRDNVVSYDDEGGGEEDTQAFDIGTLRKAESLDDTKQRRDVAPEILRRSAPKIHNNPDPDIRDFISQRLCENDSDPAAPPYDSLATYAYEGNGSTAESLSSLESVSSDAWSDYEFLSELGPRFKRLAEMYGGEDSDRES; from the exons ATGAGAACTCCTCTGGTTTTATTAGCATGGCTTTACCTGTGGGAAGAAGCAAAGGGTATGCTGAGGACTATAGGGGGACCAAGCAGAGAAACATGGAGCCAGACGAGAGCGGACGGAGGGCCAGTAACGCTCAGACGCTCCAAACGAGGGTGGATGTGGAATCAGTTCTTCCTGTTGGAGGAATATACAGGAAATGACGATCAATACGTGGGAAAG CTGCACTCggataaagacagagaggacGGGAAGGTGAAGTACGTCCTCTCTGGGGAAGGAGCCGGAACCATTTTCGTCATCAATGAGAATTCAGGTGATCTCCACGCCACGAGGAGGCTGGATCGTGAGGAGAAAGCGTCTTACACTCTGAGTGCGAAGGTGGTGGATAAAGCGACAGGGCGAGACCTCGAGGGCCCGtcaacgttcaccatcaaaatCCACGACATTAACGATAACGGGCCCAAGTTCACCCGAGACCCCTACATCGCCTCCGTACAGGAAATGGCCGACGTCG GTACGTTCGTTGTCCAGGTAACGGCGACGgatgctgatgatgtcatgtaCGGAAACAGTGCCAAAGTTGTGTACAGCATTCTGCAGGGTCAGCCATATTTCTCCATAGAGCCAGAGACAG GGATCATCAGGACCGCTCTGCCCAACATGAAGCGTGAAATCCGTGAACATTACCAGGTGGTCATTCAGGCTAAAGACATGCTGGGACAGCTGGGCGGTTTGACCGGTACCACCACAGTCAATATCACACTGATTGATGTCAACAACAACCCACCCCGATTCACCCatg GTGTGTACCACTTCAGTGTTCCCGAGTTGGCTGAGGTGGGTAGTGAGTTGGGCGTGGTCAAGGCTACAGATGCAGACACGGGCAAGAATGCCGAGATGAACTACAGAATCACAGATGAGCAGGACACTTTTCAAATCAGCACCGACCCCACTACCCAGGAGGGAGTGCTCATTCTGAAGAAG CCCCTGGACTATGAGAAGAAGGCGTCGTACACACTCAGGTTACAGGTGGAAAACGTGTACCTGGACCCCCGGTTTCACACGTCCGGGGACTCTGCCACGGTGAAGGTCTCTGTGGAGGATGTTAACGAGCCGCCGGTCTTTAAGCGTCCTGCCTACGTGATGGAGGTCAAAGAAGACGCCCAGATTGGAACAATTATTGGAGCCGTTAGTGCTGTGGACCCAGATGCCAACCGTAAACCTGTCAG GTACATGATAGACTGGCACACGGATATGGATCACGTGTTTAACATCCATCCCAATAATGGCTCGATCTTTATCTCACGCTCTCTAGACAGAGAGGAGAAAGCCTGGCACAATATATCAGTGCAGGCTGCTGAATACA ATGGTCTGATTGGTCATGTGCCCGTCTACATCAAAGTTCTGGATGTTAACGATAATGCCCCGACCTTCGACGCGGCATACGAGACTTTCATCTGTGAAGACACCAAAGTGGGTCAG AAGATCCAAACCGTGAGCGCATCAGACGCcgaccagccaatcagaggccATCGTTTTTTTTTCCGTTTAGCGTCAGAGTCTTTTGAAAAATCCAACTTCTCCGTTCGAGACAACAAAG ATAACACGGCCACGATACTGACTCAGCGCAGCGGCTACAGTCGCATGGAGAGGAGTTTATATCTGGTTCCTGTAGTGATCGCCGATGGAGACTTCCCTGCGCAGAGCAGCACAAATACGCTAACGATACGCGTGTGCTCTTGCGACCGGGACGGAAACAAGAGGAAATGCGAGACGGAGGCGTTCGCGCTCAATGCGGGACTTAGCACAGGAGCGCTAGTCGCAATTCTTCTCTGTATCGTCATTTTGCTAA TGATCGTCGTCTTGTTCACGTCCCTGAAGAGGCAGCGAGAGAAGCTCGATCCTCTGATCGTCTCCAAAGAGGACGTGAGGGACAACGTGGTGAGCTACGACGACGAAGGCGGAGGCGAAGAAGACACCCAAGCTTTCGACATCGGAACGTTGCGAAAAGCCGAATCTCTCGACGATACCAAGCAACGCAGAGACGTCGCTCCTGAGATTCTGCGGCGCTCGGCGCCAAAAATCCACAACAACCCTGACCCCGATATCCGGGACTTCATCTCTCAGAGGCTATGCGAGAACGATTCGGATCCGGCGGCGCCGCCGTACGATTCGCTGGCTACGTATGCGTACGAAGGAAACGGCTCGACTGCCGAGAGTCTCAGCTCTCTGGAGTCAGTCAGCAGCGACGCATGGAGCGATTACGAGTTCCTGAGCGAGCTGGGCCCGAGATTTAAGAGACTCGCAGAAATGTACGGAGGAGAGGACAGCGACAGAGAATCGTAA